The DNA region ccTTTGCACTTTGTAATGTTGTTTAAataagtgctatacaaataaagcttcttaattaattattattattattattattattattattattattatagcagCCAGGGAATTACTTTAACAgcaaattttaacttttaactaaaTATAACCactaaaaaataatctgcagccTTTGTAGAATACAGTTTCATGTATTTAGTATCATGCAGTACAAATGTACTCAGTGGTTGAATATATTTAGTTCAAGAACAAGTAAGATCAGCACAGAGGgtgtatatataaaacatatcatttatttatcaaaactgaaaaaggaaaaattcacAGTGAATGATGGATCACCCCTCTGCATAAATGAGGCCCGACAGATCGAAGCTACGTCAACTACATTCCAGATCTGCATTGTGCTAACTTTGGAAAGACTGTTTATCCCAAAATAATATCATTTTAATCTATGtgataaagtttaataaaaattggattctggaaaaaaaaaacaacaaaaaaaaaaaacagcaatcatagtcaggacaaaaaaaagaggaatttcACCAAAACACTTTCATCAACAAACTAATGCTCTGGTTCAAAGAGACCAGCCAGACCAGTAGTTAGAAAAAAGAACACAGTACGTGcagcttaaaataataataataataatactaaaaacaaactgaagtgcaacactgattttaactcataataaaaatactgttttaaattaattctaAATACGGCAGGGACATATTTTTCAGAATGTAGCTGAATATTCAGgaggaaacaaaaaatgcaaaagctgcACTgacaaataatgattatttgttTGAAAGTAAATTGTCGGTGTgtcagaatttttattttaattttgtcattaaaCTTAAATGTTTAGGATATTTAACTGAGCGAAGTTTGgctaaaataaaagacagaaaaatactaGTGTGATTGGTTTTGATTTGCGCATTAGCTGTGAGGAGCAGCTGTATAAATGTCTTTATCGGGGCCAGGCAGAGGCGCAGGTAGAATTTATCCTTTTTACGCTGCATTTCTTTGAGATATATCAGAATCATGAGGAAAAATTTAGTGTAACAGCGACTTAAAGGATGAAGTTtcatgtcaacaaatcccacaTAAACGCCAAAACCAGCAGTGTGTTAGTTCATCTCTCTACTTTCTTTTCCTACAGctcaataattttctaaaaaaatatacaatagtTTTTAAGCACACTTTACTCGAGGAGAAAATGGTGCATTtttagggactattttcagttgCAAACAAATACACCTTTGATGCTCTAGTGAGTATTTCCAGCAGCAGGAGCATAAGGACTCATTAAACTACGCTAGTCCATGTTTATTATCATGAGAAAgacccagtgcaacagtgtggctcattaATGTCTCTTTAATAGTTTGTGGACAATAATGGAGAACTGCAGGGATTaaggtttttgggtttttttcgtTTGTAAATTAGCGATGCTGGTTTTCTTAAACATAAACCAACAGGATTTTTAAATTGGTATTGACTATTACAAAATAAgctgtggcaaaaaaaataagtttataaTGTTTAGATGTTGCGTTCGGCAAGATAATCGTAACAAATGAActacttttatgattttttttaaagtctaaatGCAATCACGAGAAGTAAAATCTAGCATTCGGCTATAAACTAACTACACCACAGAGATATGATTTCATCGTCGCCACCAAACgcctgtaaagccgtgttcggtGTGATGCTTCAGGCAAGTGGGAATTAAGGctttctaagacttttttttttttttttttactgctacTCAGAATTAAATGTgagaccaattttacaaaactaaaacgaaaacaaaaaaaccccaaatattcACATGTATTATTTAGGTATGGGGAtaatttttcccaaatatttaaTGCAATAGAAAACATGACTTTATGGTGACGGTAACACAATAAGCattctgtaaattattattttaagattttgctAATTATAAAATCTTACGTCTCTGCATTTTGAAGACTTCGGAAATATTGATTTGAGACAATTTAATAGCAATTAAGaccttatttttatattattttatatattttcaactTCATGGGTGGGGTATTTACTGGCGTACTTTatggagaaacacaaaatttgaAAGTCTCTTActcttgtgttaaccacagaccttatttcaggcatcaaAATAACAatccattaaaaacacatggacTTTAAGACCAGGAAGTGCTAAAATATTAACTCATTtccgtgttttaggactcattgcTGGGAAACAGAGGCATAAGATTTATTTATAAGAACTCAAAGTACCAATTCATCTGTAGTTTTggtcatgggatttgttgacaagaACAATATAGAATTTTGCCGGCTTTATCCttcaaatatttatgtataagCCTTATCATCATTCAAACCAGAAGCTATCTGAAAACTATTCAGTGATCCTGCAGCggacataaataaaaatagcaactTACTTTATTATAAACctgaaaatagaaatatttttagaGGGAAAACAACgaggaaacatttaaaatatgtcagtgtcCACTGTCACTTCTGCAGTCCACATGTCGTTAACAATTAAGTACAAACCACCACACAGCTCACTTATTCAATGCACACCAGAAACTGCAAGTAAAACAATCCTCTCAAAATTCCTTTTGTTCAAAACCACCTCTACCCATGCTCaaaagtgggagaaaaaaacgcaattgaaatataaaaatgtaaacaaaccggCGGTGCGTTAAAGTCCTCGCCAGTCAAccgtctgtgaaaacaaaactcCCCGTTTGTACCATGTGTCCGGCTGCTCAGTTCATGATATCAGGCACTGGTTTCTTAACTaaaccacacaaacaaaagtttaaaatgcgGGATATTATAACAAGAAAAACGTTTTTTAGCTCTGTGTTCAGAACAGTATAAATCTGCGTGGTTCAGATTACTTTAACcataaaaaagggagagaagacGGCCAATGTCTCTCCgcttagaaaaaaatgacagctgtATTCTCTGGTGCACACGGCAGAAGACGGGACTCCatgattttccaaaaaaacaaaaaaaaccccatcctGATTAAACAGCTTCCTTTCAAATGTTAGGttgcaattattttattttagtctatAACAGAAACACGTATGTTGTCTTGCTTAAATGTAATCTAGTGAGGTACCAGAATCATCGTGTTCCCCGTCCTCAAAAGCCACAAATGGCTGTGCAGATCACATCTTCCCTCTTCTTACAAGCTAGCAGACAAAGCGCTCCTTAGAAACGCTTATTTTCAAGAAACCTCTCCCAGAATCCGTTTGAGATGAGGAAGAATCTTGCGTTAAAGCAAGAGTTCAAAGGTGAGAGGTCACTCAGAGTCTGATAGCACAATGATTTCATCGGGGTCACACTGGGTGGCCACGTTGAcctggaaacacaaacaatggCACGATTAGATTTTCATGATCTGCACACCtcaaaaaaaattctgttattCTAGGAATGTAACTGTGATCGACGTTTTTAAACATCACTACGATTGTCTATGAATtcccgtctctctctgtgtgcaccCACCTTGTTTTTCTTGGGAGGCGGAGTCGAGTGCGAGCTGCTGACCATTTCATGGGTTGGAGTGTCTGCTCGGGTTGACTCTACGGGCTGCGGAGAACTGCAGCTGTAAACACCCATATCCAGAGGGATGTCAGCCTCACTGCGGAGGAGCAATGGGTGAGATGGAGCATTGAAATAAATCCAGAGAGGAGCAAAGAggcagaggaaaaagaaaacatagagaatgattaaaaaacttCTCTAATAAATGAATCCAGAGCAAAGTATTATTACTAATATAAGTGTACAAGGGCTTACGTCTGAGCCTGGGCCTAAAACAGAACATCAGAAGTGGCATCTTCAACTGGATTTGCAATTTCTTAACTATGAAATTTCAGACTATGGATGATAACGATGAATCAACAAGTGATTAATCAGTCATTAAGAATTTAACCGAACACGTGATTAATCGACAGGATATGCAAAGCTGTCAAAGTTTGTGCagtatgttgctgtgagctctgatggaggaaaaaaggcgattggttttgtttgaaataagcaacaTTTTTCAGTCAATTAATTGTTGATTttactaataatactaattttACTAATAACttattaaggaaagtgcttataATTTGCAACCCTAGTTCAGACTGAttcaaacaaactttatttcaaGTACGAGTACACTCTCACAGGCCAAGTTTAATGGTTCCAGTGAAAATAAGAAGAGTGTAAAAACTCCATAAATTGGTGTTagtaaatcaaaaaatacagatgTGTGCATGTCAGTAAATTGTTGAGTGTTTTGCTCTTGAATAAGTAGCAGTTGGTTAGTTGCAGTTCACTAAAATATCATATAAGTACTTTTGGAAAAACGATGACTACGCATGTTCGTCATAAACCACTTTTCCATGACTAGTAAGTACAAAGTAGTACAAAGTTAAGTTTACataagttgaaaaaaatctgatatctGCTGGCTACACCAAAACCCTTAAAATACAGTCAATTTAACATTGCCAATATACCAACACCTGAAAACTGAGTCCACTAAAATAGACTGATACCTACTCTGAGTGAATTAAGTTTatgtttgttaattttattaCTAATATAACCCCCACAATATCTAATAGATTTATCATGGTTCccacagcttaaggcaagttagatttaagactgtTAAATGTTACcaggaatgaaatttaagacaaattttacagtaaccaaaatttttttttttcagttttcagtccagcaaaaaaaatagaCCAGGATAGATTCtcctttgattttttaaaattaaataaataaaaaataattaattttacattaatttaaatgaatattttttcattaatattaatattaaaaataatatgtataaataattgtttttaaaaagtagatgctaccatttatttaaagattttacgATGCAACGTTAGTTGATACTTGCCGTGccgagcatttttaagacttctgaaaaactgacttttaataccaattaaggccttatttttatattaataaattcATCGACTCcctaagactttttaaggacctgggGAACCCTGTTGATGTCATATCTTTTCTCGATGTCGTGCAGCCCTAatctttttcaaatcgcctTACAGTACCTGTCATGGATGAGGATGTGCTTTGTATTTCGGGACTTCTCTGGTGAAGTgtcctccctcttcctcttctgaCTCCTCGTGGCTCTGATGCTGGGCGGCGGCGACGTGCCGGTGGTAGCATGCGTGTCAAGATTTTCTATAATGACCACTGGCGACAGGGGCAGAGACACCCCATTGGCTGCTGCCGGAGTGGTGAGGTCCTCAGTGACTATACTGGTGCTGACCAGCACGACTGAAACTTGATTTGAGGAATCCACGTGCTCCTCTAATCCTGCATGGTTACCATTAGACAACGCTGTCTGGTCATCAGTCTGCAtgggctctgattggctggggCTCTGTCGAGGGGAGGGGACGTCAGACAGCGGAGAGATCTGGGACTTGGTTTCGTTCGAGAGCGGACTGAATCCACTTGTGACGGGCTCCTCGTCCTCATCTTTCCCGCTTTCTTCCTCCCCTGCGGAAACGCTTCTTGACAACTGATCCAGCTGGTCCTCCTTGTTGACATCATCACTTGCTGGTTCCGCTTCATTCCCGTCATCTTCCTCGTTGTCGTCCTCGTCTATAGAAAGAGTGAAATTCAATGCACTGAAATCTTTTCTCATCATCTCTCACTCAGAATTTTAACGATTAAGTgaagtggaaagaaaaaagttttttgctttaatttatcATTACGTCAAGGTTAGAAATTAACCTTTTTGTCCACCTGTCGCTGTGAAGTGAAGAGAAGAGTtgaaaatctaccagccactcagtAGATTACCgggtggaaaataataaaaatgacaaaaagcctagaatgacacccagaaaaattacaattaatgttttcatgttatgaAGGCTGGGAAATCGAAAATTGCGGTCTGAATAGGTTTCAatggtttcagtttttttttttgcagtatgaATGTTACAATTTTGTCCACCCGTTCTTTCTAAGACTTTTGTAGGCGCTAAGCTGGAAATTCCaggatttaacaaaaatacacaatcttgccaaaatttctgccgcatgcatgaacacaaacaaaattaacaaaaaatgaagaatgacaAGCGTGTAAAATGCGCCTAAAAGTCCTTCAGGGTTAATAATATCTGTCTCCCAGTCGAGCTGCATTTAATGACATAAATCACGTTTTACTGCAGACCTGGCTCGATAAGTTGCCTGTTGAATGAATCTCTCTGCTCTAACCTAGTCCATCCTGCTGAGTGCTGGCCTGGATCTCTTCCTCGATGTCCGGGTCTGATGATTCATCGTCTTCAtcgtcatcctcctcctcctcttcttcttcctctgctaTCCcgttgaccttttttttctcctcttcattTTCTGACTTGTTGGCCTGAAAATAAGATGTGTGAGGGTCAGACACAAATAGACAGAGAAAGGGGAAGTCAaggttaaaaaaggaaacaaacggGAAAAAGAGGCTGCTTTAAGGAGCAAACCAACGTTTGTACAAACTTTATCCATATGGCGTTAGTATCATACACAAATAAGAAACCAACAGCATGTGAATCAGTAAAAGAGGACGCCTGTGATGACTGTCCTTCCCCAGACGCTCTCACCTCTTTCTGCTTGTCTCTCTCCAGCCGTTTGGCCCTCTCCTGGTCCTCATTGTCCTCTTGTTCGATGGAGAATTTGGAGATGACCTCATCCAGACGGGACAGAGCCACTTCTCTGTTCGACCGAAGCTTCCTCAGCAGTGAGGAGTCTGTCAGAGCCGGGTCTGTGGCTACAAGGCgaaggagaagaaagaggagcaattaggtaaaaaaaaaaacgaacagAGGAACAAGCAAGGACACAAAATAGAGGGGTCAATCAATGAGCGTTAGATACGTAAGCTTCAAGCACACAATAGCAATGCAACATGGGAGCTTCACGCTCGTTACTGCTTTTATTAAGAGCTTTAAAATTTATAAACGTGGTCGATTTTTATACAGTACAAATCACGTCAAATCACGTCATCATTCAAACACTATGCACATAATTCTTTTTAGTGCAAaccaaattaaagtttttttagtGATGTCTTCACAGCACATTTGTGTTGATAACTCAATACATTCTGTAATGTCCGTCTGTCACAGCAGACAGAAGAAATAACGTCCCTGCCCGAAGCATTACCAGGCTTGTAGGGGTCAGTAAGCCACGAGCCGAAATTGTACACGAGGTCCAGGTGACGTCTCTCCTGCAGGCTGCTCCCGGTCTCCCTGAAAGCCTCCTTGGCGATCTGGTTCAGCCTATTTCGACTCAGGCCCAGATTGTGGCGCTCACTGGCACGCAGCACCTGCTGGAGGATGTCTTGGTAATCCGGAGGGTTCCTGTGAGCTTCAGGGCTGTTGATGAAACGCTCGATCTGACAGGAGGAAGGGACAGAGGACACTGGATCAGGAGTAGATACACCCACCAAATCACACAGCTCCCTCACAGTCCAAAGCCCGACACCTGACGCATTGTTATATCACCGTTTTCTCATACAACAGCTTTTAACTATTACATTTGGCACACCACGCTTTCATGCGCTATTTGATGTAAATTTATAGtagtcaaaatctgctcatacTAACAATAACACTGTTAATACAAGATCGAGGTTAGCTGTAATGATTTTACACCCAAGGACCAACAAAGTAGATGTCAGGGAGCCGGGGATAGCCTCAAGATATACCCGAGAGGGTACGAGGTCAGTGCTAAGGGTGCCACGAGCACTCATACTTTGGTACCAAGTCGATGCCAAAAATTCCAAAAACTCTATGttccttgcttttttcatgtttttaatacGTTTCACTGACCACAAAACCTCATTAACCCACACTGTACCATGCAAGTACCTTGCATTCAAGGCGGATCATCGGGCGTtaataacaaaattttaatgtttttgctaCTATTTTAATTACCAGAACTCTAAAACCGTTTAAGCAAGCAAAAAACAGCTCACCCTCCTGTTGATCTCAGGATAACGAGTCCCACTGTAGCGGATCCTCTGCTCGATGACTCGGCCTGTTAGTGTGTTGCAGCTCTTCAGTTCACACAGCTTTTCATAAATCTTCATCAtctggaggagaagaagaacgCAGAAAATGACTAGCTGTCACACAACATcatgtaattgtatttatttatttattttacagttttcagaGGCGTTTATGATCAGTGGAGCCCGACGCTGCATCACACTACAGCCTGACCTTGCGTTTGAGCTTGTGTTCCTGGATGTATAAAGATTCCTCATTTTCCAGGTCGTCTAAACTCAGCTCGGCCTGCTGCAGGCGGCGGATCTCGTCGTTGTACACCTTTAACAGGTTCTCCAGGTACGCTATCTGAAAAAAATTGAGAACAGCTATGAGTCAGGTGTGTTTGCCTACAAGAACGGCTGCTGATAAGTTTATGTGTATAAACCTGTGCCTGTAGTCTAAGGTGTGTGTAAGGAATGAAAGGAAAAAGGCTGCAGAAGAATAAGTTATGAATGGCTAATGGGCTTCTAAACTAACAAGTAAAAACAGGTAACATTACACATTAGCAAGGTACTATTAGCATTATTGCATTAGATTAAACTGATGAAAATCTGATTATAATGCTTTTATGCggccataaaaaaaatccatcataaGCCCATTTACTGCAGTGAGCTGACTGAAATAAGAACATACTTATACTTACAAACTACTACCCTAATTTAAAGATGACTTTAACCTTTCCTTAAGCCTTATTATCCACccaattatgatttttttcattaactcTATTATTTTTGCATACAAGGATTATTTGCTctacaaataacatttttcttttttattatattttatttatttatttcatttaaatcgTTATTGTGTACATTTGTTacattaacatgtttattttttgcctttattatgaCAGGACGGCTTCAGAGTgaaagggggacagagagggaatgatatgcagcaaagggccacgggTTGGAATCGAACCTTTAGCCGTTGCAGCGAGGACATAACCTTTGTATTTGAGGTGCCTGCTTCACCAATtcagctactgggcgccccaaaaataacatttttaactaTTAGAATCAACAGCTGAATTATTTAAAGGTCATTATCAGCCACACCTGTCTGGCCTAGCAGTGTTTGACACTAACCTGTTTCCTGGATGCCCTCTTTGCCTTCCTCTCTGCCTGCTGTTCCTCCTCATTATTGCTCTCCTGCAGCCCTGAGGTGGAAGGTTGCTCATCCTCCGCGGTGGGTTTCGCCCGTTCCTCTTTGTCATCAGTCTTAACTTTAGTCTTGTCTTCTCCTTTGACCATAACAGAGGTAAACTGGGAAGAGCTTGATGTTGAGGTAGAAGACCCAGGATCAACCTTGGTGAGGCTCAGCCTCTTCTTGGCCGCATGCTGCCTGAGTGCAGTGCACAGTTCATTTATGAAGACAAAGGTTTTGGAACGGTTGGCCTGAGCATGAGTCAAACAGCGTCCCAAGGTGTTCCTGAACTCCACGGATGAGAGATAGTCAGGGCAGGCCTTGGTATGCTTGGTTTTGAGGAAGGTTAAGACCTCGGGGCAGTCCTGGGTGAGAGGGGAGCAGTGCGCCACAAACTTGGAGGaagtggaaaagaaaacatgaaggaTGAGGAGGCATGGTGACAGAGGAGGGACACAGGGAAAGAAAAAGTAAGTGCACATACAGCAACAGGTTTTTCCAGTTCACACCCAGTTCCAATGTAATGTCAATAtaattcagacactttggtaAATAATTATGATGGATGTTTGGTTATGGTCAAAAATTTTATGGAGTAAGGTGCTGGGTACAAAGATCAATGCACTGAACAGTGAGAAGGAATCAGCACACTGGAATAAGATAAAGCAGTCAGTTTGTGCCTCTTAATGTATGCTCACCTCGATGAACAACCTCTGATTCTCTGCCTGCAGAACGTGCATCTCCTTCTTCGCTGAGGCAAAAGGTGACTGGGTAATGTGGGTCGGGGCAGACTGCTGAGCTCTGAGTGACAAGACATTTTTGGCTCGATGCTGAGAGGGCGAGGTGGTGGCAGAACAGGAGGGTTGAGGactctcctcttcatcatcatcatcaaggACTATGATCTTATCCGTCATTGAGGCGGAAGCCACCGCCATCCGAAATGCTGGTAATTTCTGCTGTTAGGAAACACAACGGGATGTCAAACAAGCCGTAGGAAATTGAAGATCAAgaaatatgaatgtgtgtgtctgatgggATGAGAGGGATGTGGTAGatttaataacagtaataacagCAATCTGCCATCCCTCCAGGACCTGAACACTTCCCGGACCCTGGGGCAGGCAGTAAAGACAGTGGATGACCTCTTCCAGCCCAGACACAGGGTCTTTGCCACACCCGCCTTCTGGCAGCAGGCTGCGGTCCATCAGGACCAAAAACTCACGccacaaaaacaatttcttcCTGACTGCAGTCAAGGCTGCTCCAAAGAGGCTGAGTCATGCTCTTGACCCCATGCGAGATTGGGGTATGTCACACGCGCACTGTACCTGGAGCTGCGATGTTGGTGTGTTACAGCTGACAGCTCTAGGGATAAAGGGACAGTGTCTGTTCAGGTGCTCTTTGGGTGTGCCTTTTTTTTAGCCTCCTTAGGTGTGCTCTGCCTGACAAAACTTTTAGGTTCACTCAAATTGATGGATGCAGATTTACAAGAGTGTTTACATTAAGAAAGCATTTATTTATGGTAGGAATGTCCCAATCGGCTCGGTATCGGACCcgttcaacacatttttcattgatCCTTTGTTTACGTCCGCCGTCACAGAAGTGTCGTAAACCCAGAGTACAATTTGAGTCAGATATTCATGTTTTAGTATAATGCTTTTACTCCCATAAGTaggaactgattttttttttcattttcaactttAGCTGACACACCACTTTAAGtggaactgatttttttttttttagtgaactaATTTGACTTGAATGCTGTAATAAGCAGAATtgtgactgatttttatttgttgtgactgggaaCGAAGTTTAGCTATAACACCtttgaagtggaattgtgattaAATTACTCATTTATAGCGTTCTGTGCTTTTATATTAATACTGCACTAAGTGGAGAAATTATAAAGAAATTTTacttcttttactttattatttttataaaactaaGATAAAAAAACTTACTAACTGTTTGGATATAGatatttcttcatgttttgagCTGCAGAGCTGTTAAACGGTCAAACATACACACTGGACtggttttaataactttaacatTACTTtaagtgtgcattgtgcagctgtattattcAGGGAAATACAAGTGTCAGATCAGGACTAGGTATCCACAGATACTCAATATCAGATTACTTGGATCGGGGCAAAACAACTTGATCTAGACATCCCAAATATTACAGACTTTTTCGTTCCACAATAGTGTGATAGCTATTGAACCTTTCAGCAACTGCAGACCAATTTTCACTGCCCATGTGTTGTACCCCAATTGTGTGATGTAATTTGAAACCCTGACCTCACTTAAGACCCCCCCTTGGCTGCAGTGGGCCTCTTCAACAAGGCCTGGGACCCCCACTGATATGGACCCTTATATCCCACCCCCAACAGATGCTGTTCATGTGTGTCATGTTAACGAACACCTCTTATCTTTGCACACTGTGCACATATATACTCTGCAGATAGGTTCTGCACATCCCCTGCTTGATATTTTTACGCACTGTGTGCAGAACTGTGCATATTATTCTGAAACAGCTACATTATATTTGTTATGTTATAGTAGTTTTTAAACGTGTCTTTgcattttactacatttttgcTATTCTATATTTAAGTTCTTGGGTGTCACTTTGacttatatatatttgtatgaatatgaatatgattaCAGTATATGCAATGTATGCAGCCAATTACCAAAGCAAATAGGTTGTAAGTGAAAAACTACACTTTTTGAATTTTGAGCACTGATGACTATATATGATCATGTGACTGCTGGTGACTGTCAGATAAATAAGGtggagtaaaaagaaaaatattggaTTTGTGAATGAAAGTGTAAAGTAGAATATAGCAAAGTATATATAGAGTATAAGTAGAAAATGTGCTGAGTAACAGTACTGCCAATGCCCTAAACCAAGAGTTCCTATACATCCTACACAAGTTACACCCTGTATTAACACATAGTAATTCACTGGCAAGCAAAGAGGCCATTTATCATTAGCGTTACATAATTTAAGAAAACTACGACTGTCAACAATAAGTGAAACTAAAAAGCGACGTGAGATAAGCTTGATGGCACAGTACATTACAGATGGCGGATTAAATCAAAGCTATGATCATTAAATAAACTTCCCAACTCACACTTACCGAT from Plectropomus leopardus isolate mb chromosome 18, YSFRI_Pleo_2.0, whole genome shotgun sequence includes:
- the daxx gene encoding death domain-associated protein 6 encodes the protein MAVASASMTDKIIVLDDDDEEESPQPSCSATTSPSQHRAKNVLSLRAQQSAPTHITQSPFASAKKEMHVLQAENQRLFIEFVAHCSPLTQDCPEVLTFLKTKHTKACPDYLSSVEFRNTLGRCLTHAQANRSKTFVFINELCTALRQHAAKKRLSLTKVDPGSSTSTSSSSQFTSVMVKGEDKTKVKTDDKEERAKPTAEDEQPSTSGLQESNNEEEQQAERKAKRASRKQIAYLENLLKVYNDEIRRLQQAELSLDDLENEESLYIQEHKLKRKMMKIYEKLCELKSCNTLTGRVIEQRIRYSGTRYPEINRRIERFINSPEAHRNPPDYQDILQQVLRASERHNLGLSRNRLNQIAKEAFRETGSSLQERRHLDLVYNFGSWLTDPYKPATDPALTDSSLLRKLRSNREVALSRLDEVISKFSIEQEDNEDQERAKRLERDKQKEANKSENEEEKKKVNGIAEEEEEEEEDDDEDDESSDPDIEEEIQASTQQDGLDEDDNEEDDGNEAEPASDDVNKEDQLDQLSRSVSAGEEESGKDEDEEPVTSGFSPLSNETKSQISPLSDVPSPRQSPSQSEPMQTDDQTALSNGNHAGLEEHVDSSNQVSVVLVSTSIVTEDLTTPAAANGVSLPLSPVVIIENLDTHATTGTSPPPSIRATRSQKRKREDTSPEKSRNTKHILIHDSEADIPLDMGVYSCSSPQPVESTRADTPTHEMVSSSHSTPPPKKNKVNVATQCDPDEIIVLSDSE